The genomic window CCAGGGCTGTGAGTTGCATGAAGTGGCCTGGTGGGATGGTACCGTCTTCGTGTGGGCTGGTTTTGAGGAGTAGGTTGCCGCCGGCGGAGATGGTGTCGGCGAAGACGCCTATGAGCTCGTTGAGAGCCAGCTGGTGAGTGCCCGTCCATTGGCTGGCGTTGGTGGTATCGAGGGGGTAACACAGTTGCCAGGCCCCGTCGGCGGGGACGATCGAAGTGGCCACAGTGGGAGTGTCGTGATCGCCATGGTCCTCAAGCTGCTCGGTGATGGTGGTCTGCGCATTCAGGGCCGCGAACGTGTCAGGTAGTTCAGTTGGCCATGAGCGACCCTGGCCATCGGTCGGTGAGCTGTTGAGCCACAGCAGGTCGGGCCTGTAATTTTCGACAAGCTCGTGAGCCTGTCGGCGAGCGGCAACGCTCGCCGACAGGCCACTATCGTGCGGGGGATCGGCCGGTTCGCTCTCACGCACCGGGATACTGGGGTGCGAGGGGCGACTCGTCGTAAGGGCGTGATCGCTCCAGTCGCTAGGTGATAAATAGAACCCGACGCGAAGCCCGTGCCGACGCATTGATTGGACGAACGGACGGACCAGGTCGGTGCGCGCTGCGGTGGCCGTGACAACGGACCGTTTCGTGGTCGTGGTGTCCCACAGGGCGATTCCGTCGCGGTCTTTCACGGTCAGCACTGCATACCTGGCGCCAGCACGTGCAAACAGTTCGGCCCAGGTGTCGGGGTTGTAGCGAGCAGCGGTGAATCCGTGCAGCTGTTCCATGTACTCCTGGTACGAGATCCGGCCAGGCTCATAAGCCCGAGGCGGGGCAATGCCCCGGACCGCCGATATCCCCCAGTGGACAAAAATGCCGAGCTTGGCCTCGGCGAACCAGGACTGCGTAGACACGTCCGTGTGCTCCATATAGTGAAAAGCCAGTGCGGAAGAACGCTTGGGATGCCAGACAAACGTCTGGG from Streptomyces sp. FIT100 includes these protein-coding regions:
- a CDS encoding alpha-L-fucosidase, whose amino-acid sequence is MSTQSWFAEAKLGIFVHWGISAVRGIAPPRAYEPGRISYQEYMEQLHGFTAARYNPDTWAELFARAGARYAVLTVKDRDGIALWDTTTTKRSVVTATAARTDLVRPFVQSMRRHGLRVGFYLSPSDWSDHALTTSRPSHPSIPVRESEPADPPHDSGLSASVAARRQAHELVENYRPDLLWLNSSPTDGQGRSWPTELPDTFAALNAQTTITEQLEDHGDHDTPTVATSIVPADGAWQLCYPLDTTNASQWTGTHQLALNELIGVFADTISAGGNLLLKTSPHEDGTIPPGHFMQLTALGNWIRRNYDAFHTTTPSLPYGHYDGPSTLSQDRRTLFLICTRTPPGPITVRGLRNTVRRAYILSTGAALSYQVTNGLPAWGIPHVIHIEPPATPNIIVLELKGELDLSQPSA